A genome region from Methylobacterium sp. FF17 includes the following:
- a CDS encoding NifU family protein yields MFIQTEATPNPATLKFLPGRVVLPEGTFEARDSEAAARSPLATRLFDVPGVSGVYLGHDFISVTKAEDDNLWPQVKPAVLGAIMEHFQSGAPVLAEGHVAGSDDAEEFFDPADIKTVETIKDLLETRVRPAVAGDGGDITFRGYKEGVVYLEMKGACSGCPSSTATLRNGVQNLFRHFLPEIREVQAI; encoded by the coding sequence ATGTTCATCCAGACCGAAGCCACCCCGAATCCCGCGACCCTGAAGTTCCTGCCCGGACGCGTGGTCCTGCCCGAGGGCACCTTCGAGGCACGCGACTCCGAGGCCGCCGCCCGCTCGCCCCTGGCGACCCGGTTGTTCGACGTGCCCGGCGTCAGCGGCGTCTATCTCGGCCACGACTTCATCTCCGTGACCAAGGCCGAGGACGACAACCTGTGGCCGCAGGTGAAGCCGGCGGTGCTTGGCGCCATCATGGAGCATTTCCAGTCCGGCGCACCCGTCCTGGCGGAGGGCCACGTGGCGGGCAGCGACGACGCCGAGGAATTCTTCGACCCGGCCGACATCAAGACCGTCGAGACCATCAAGGACCTGCTCGAGACCCGCGTGCGTCCCGCCGTGGCGGGCGACGGCGGCGACATCACCTTCCGGGGCTACAAGGAGGGTGTCGTCTACCTGGAGATGAAGGGGGCCTGCTCGGGCTGTCCGTCCTCCACCGCCACCCTGCGCAACGGCGTGCAGAACCTGTTCCGCCACTTCCTGCCGGAGATCCGCGAAGTCCAGGCGATCTGA
- a CDS encoding putative bifunctional diguanylate cyclase/phosphodiesterase translates to MTQPTSVDAIVRRDQARAILDGLPSTLVSNVFVSFSLVGMTWGTIPLRAQVSFVGANVAINAGRAVLGRRWRRQGIADRAPERVLTFAWIGGLLSGLCWAGALVACAVYGQAYTIAVAVAFSGLNAGSIIQNKVARAPAIAFVLPNTLIMVALFVVQGSLESQIIAMNLTLLCVLMFRWSLQQEEHYLRSRRLHYDAIALTDSLQAANVAAGEALRNLEQAATHDHLTGLFNRAAYQKAVEARLAQAATQPVSLWLMLIDLDRFKWINDTFGHSIGDEVLIEVGVGLRQVLGPDAVIARLGGDEFAALVGGHPTEAAGAALAESVVRRLGDIVTRSGQALYAGASVGVAHHPFDGRTLAELQTHADLALYAAKSEGRGTWRPFVDAMDQQLRTRREIERDLPEALETGAIQAWFQPQIDCATGLVIGFEALLRWKHPQLGWIAPPDAIAAAAATRRSRDLTRVILRDACALVRLLDASGHHDPIVSVNISPNEFGTYPIADMVAAELTAHGLSAGRIAIEITEEAVYSNERGGEDVDALIDMGVSIIVDDFGVAYSSIGSLRTLRFDSLKVDRSFIHGIADNLQDRVLLEAILAFARTLGVTVLAEGVETRAQFELLRRLGCPAVQGYHFARAMPPTEALAWITGNDLAARITRRGWAAGTGTIAARRVAARG, encoded by the coding sequence ATGACACAGCCCACATCCGTCGATGCCATCGTCCGGCGCGACCAGGCGCGCGCGATCCTCGACGGGCTGCCATCAACCCTCGTCTCCAATGTCTTCGTCTCGTTCTCCCTGGTCGGCATGACATGGGGCACGATCCCCCTCCGGGCACAGGTCTCGTTCGTCGGCGCCAACGTCGCCATCAATGCAGGTCGGGCCGTGCTCGGCCGGCGCTGGCGACGCCAGGGCATCGCCGACCGGGCACCGGAGCGGGTCCTCACCTTTGCCTGGATCGGGGGCCTGCTCTCGGGCCTGTGCTGGGCCGGTGCCCTCGTCGCCTGCGCCGTTTACGGCCAAGCCTATACCATCGCGGTCGCGGTGGCGTTCTCCGGGCTGAATGCCGGGTCGATCATCCAGAACAAGGTCGCCCGGGCGCCCGCCATCGCGTTCGTGTTGCCGAACACCCTGATCATGGTGGCCCTGTTCGTGGTCCAGGGCTCGCTCGAGTCGCAGATCATCGCGATGAACCTCACGCTGCTCTGCGTCCTGATGTTCCGCTGGTCCCTGCAGCAGGAGGAGCATTATCTCCGGTCCCGTCGCCTGCATTACGACGCCATCGCGCTCACGGACTCCCTGCAGGCCGCCAATGTCGCGGCCGGTGAGGCGCTGCGGAACCTGGAGCAGGCGGCGACGCACGATCACCTCACCGGCCTGTTCAACCGCGCCGCCTACCAGAAGGCCGTGGAGGCGCGGCTCGCCCAGGCGGCCACGCAGCCGGTTTCACTCTGGCTGATGCTGATCGACCTCGACCGGTTCAAGTGGATCAACGACACCTTCGGGCATTCGATCGGCGACGAGGTCCTGATCGAGGTCGGCGTCGGGCTGCGGCAGGTGCTCGGTCCCGACGCGGTGATCGCGCGCCTCGGCGGCGACGAGTTCGCCGCCCTGGTGGGCGGGCACCCCACCGAGGCGGCCGGGGCCGCCCTCGCCGAGTCGGTGGTCCGGCGCCTCGGCGACATCGTCACCCGCTCCGGCCAGGCCCTGTATGCGGGCGCCAGCGTCGGCGTGGCCCATCACCCGTTCGACGGACGCACCCTGGCCGAGTTGCAGACCCATGCCGATCTGGCGCTCTACGCCGCCAAGTCCGAGGGGCGCGGCACCTGGCGGCCCTTCGTCGATGCGATGGACCAGCAGCTGCGGACCCGGCGCGAGATCGAGCGCGACCTTCCCGAGGCGCTGGAGACCGGGGCGATCCAGGCCTGGTTCCAGCCGCAGATCGACTGCGCCACCGGCCTCGTCATCGGCTTCGAGGCGCTGCTGCGCTGGAAGCATCCGCAGCTCGGCTGGATCGCGCCGCCGGACGCGATTGCGGCGGCCGCCGCCACGCGGCGGTCGCGGGACCTGACGCGGGTCATCCTGCGGGATGCCTGCGCCCTCGTGCGGTTGCTCGATGCCAGCGGGCACCACGACCCCATCGTCTCGGTCAACATCTCGCCCAACGAGTTCGGCACCTATCCCATCGCCGACATGGTCGCCGCGGAGCTGACCGCGCACGGCCTGTCCGCCGGCCGCATCGCCATCGAGATCACCGAGGAGGCGGTCTATTCCAACGAGCGCGGCGGGGAGGATGTGGACGCCCTCATCGACATGGGGGTGAGCATCATCGTCGACGATTTCGGCGTGGCCTACTCGTCGATCGGATCGCTGCGAACCCTGCGCTTCGACAGCCTCAAGGTCGACCGGAGCTTCATCCACGGGATCGCAGACAATCTCCAGGACCGGGTGTTGCTGGAGGCCATCCTGGCGTTTGCCCGCACCCTCGGGGTGACGGTGCTGGCGGAGGGTGTCGAGACGCGTGCACAGTTCGAATTGCTGCGCCGCCTCGGATGCCCGGCCGTGCAGGGCTACCACTTCGCCCGCGCCATGCCGCCGACGGAGGCGCTGGCCTGGATCACCGGGAACGATCTCGCCGCCCGAATCACCCGGCGTGGCTGGGCGGCCGGCACGGGGACGATCGCGGCGCGCCGCGTGGCCGCGCGGGGCTGA
- the rplS gene encoding 50S ribosomal protein L19: protein MNIIQQLEQEQIASLGKTIPDFQPGDTVTVNVKVKEGERTRVQAYEGVCIARSGGGLNESFTVRKISYGEGVERVFPLYSPLIDSIAVVRRGKVRRAKLYYLRDRRGKSARIVERADRPAEKAAKADASKANKDARKAEKAAKSAAKTAAE, encoded by the coding sequence ATGAACATCATCCAGCAGCTCGAGCAGGAGCAGATCGCTTCGCTCGGCAAGACGATCCCCGATTTCCAGCCCGGCGACACGGTCACCGTGAACGTCAAGGTGAAGGAAGGCGAGCGTACCCGCGTGCAGGCCTACGAGGGCGTCTGCATCGCCCGCTCCGGCGGCGGCCTCAACGAGAGCTTCACCGTCCGCAAGATTTCCTACGGCGAGGGCGTCGAGCGCGTGTTCCCGCTCTACTCGCCGCTGATCGATTCGATCGCCGTCGTCCGTCGCGGCAAGGTGCGCCGCGCCAAGCTGTACTACCTGCGTGACCGTCGCGGTAAGTCCGCCCGTATCGTCGAGCGCGCCGACCGCCCCGCCGAGAAGGCCGCTAAGGCCGATGCCTCGAAGGCGAACAAGGACGCCCGCAAGGCCGAGAAGGCCGCTAAGAGCGCTGCCAAGACGGCAGCAGAGTAA
- the tsaB gene encoding tRNA (adenosine(37)-N6)-threonylcarbamoyltransferase complex dimerization subunit type 1 TsaB, with protein MRILAIDTALDACSVCIASDTTDDLLAQESMILGRGHAEALLPMVERVVSRVTGGFEALDRVAVTVGPGSYTGLRVGLSAARAIGLATGIPVVGVTTLSALLAPLLALNGDGLIAAAIDARHGSVYLQAMSMTDGIVVPPSHVPVDEAAAMLAGTLTLVGSGAPMIAAAAKARGLHAEVAGTGAPEIAWIASLGMLADPAQALARPLYLRGPDAQPQDHARLARR; from the coding sequence TTGCGTATCCTCGCCATCGACACGGCGCTCGACGCCTGTTCCGTCTGCATCGCATCGGACACCACCGACGATCTCCTGGCACAGGAATCGATGATCCTCGGGCGTGGCCACGCCGAGGCGCTGCTGCCCATGGTGGAGCGCGTGGTCTCGCGCGTCACCGGCGGGTTCGAGGCGCTGGACCGGGTCGCCGTCACCGTGGGCCCGGGCAGCTATACCGGCCTGCGCGTCGGCCTCTCGGCGGCCCGCGCCATCGGTCTCGCCACCGGGATCCCCGTCGTCGGGGTCACCACCCTCTCGGCCCTGCTCGCCCCCCTCCTGGCGCTGAACGGCGACGGCCTCATCGCCGCCGCCATCGATGCCCGCCACGGCTCGGTCTATCTCCAGGCCATGAGCATGACCGACGGCATCGTCGTGCCGCCGAGCCACGTCCCCGTGGACGAGGCCGCCGCCATGCTCGCCGGCACCCTCACCCTGGTCGGGTCCGGCGCGCCGATGATCGCCGCCGCCGCCAAGGCGCGCGGCCTCCACGCCGAGGTGGCCGGCACGGGAGCCCCCGAGATCGCCTGGATCGCCTCCCTCGGCATGCTGGCCGATCCGGCCCAGGCGCTCGCCCGTCCCCTCTACCTGCGCGGCCCCGACGCCCAGCCGCAGGATCACGCGAGGCTCGCCCGCCGATGA
- a CDS encoding GNAT family N-acetyltransferase — MTRPLTPFWPFEVWTAWWEAWGTAPYVTPLRDSGQARALARIHATAFARPWDAHEFERMLCERSTEAHALWKNGAIQGFVLSRRAADEAEILTVVLAPGVRGGGLSHKLVSAHLDHLVQSGIRTVHLEVDEGNAPALKLYARHGFRRVGERTGYYTRPDGSRATALTMTAVLA; from the coding sequence ATGACCCGTCCGCTGACGCCGTTCTGGCCGTTCGAGGTCTGGACCGCCTGGTGGGAGGCCTGGGGGACGGCCCCCTACGTCACGCCCCTGCGGGATTCCGGGCAGGCACGGGCGCTCGCCCGCATCCACGCCACCGCCTTCGCCCGGCCCTGGGACGCCCACGAATTCGAGCGCATGCTGTGCGAGCGCTCCACCGAGGCGCATGCCCTCTGGAAGAACGGCGCGATCCAGGGCTTCGTGCTCTCGCGTCGCGCCGCGGACGAGGCCGAGATCCTCACCGTGGTGCTCGCGCCCGGCGTGCGGGGCGGCGGGCTCTCCCACAAGCTCGTGAGCGCCCATCTCGACCACCTGGTCCAGTCCGGCATCCGCACGGTCCACCTCGAAGTGGACGAGGGCAATGCCCCGGCCCTGAAGCTCTATGCCCGGCACGGCTTCCGGCGGGTGGGCGAACGGACGGGCTACTACACCCGCCCCGACGGCAGCCGGGCGACGGCCCTGA